A single region of the Cinclus cinclus chromosome 10, bCinCin1.1, whole genome shotgun sequence genome encodes:
- the LOC134047549 gene encoding LOW QUALITY PROTEIN: G-protein coupled receptor 35-like (The sequence of the model RefSeq protein was modified relative to this genomic sequence to represent the inferred CDS: substituted 1 base at 1 genomic stop codon), protein MNVSSNCSTTNLEQHQHVRLIELALYSLIFFFGALFNVLAFWVFSCKMKKWTETRVYVMNLVFADFSVICTLPSMVSLLWNXSARGELCQFTETMYFINMLVSIYIISFISTDRYIAIKHPLKARNFRSPSKAALLCGILWVLVITSATVQLWHRHAALCFQTHALTPAALSLLAICFVFTLPLAILTFCSTGVIRNLKKHLNTNSPEEKSIQKAVHIIYANLIVFLICFLPAYLGLLARFIMEGVGATCFLLCVVKNFSSVTRCIATSNCCLNSVSYYFVTKEFHEAFLWPKTSTQKPEATYPLQIETY, encoded by the coding sequence ATGAATGTGTCCAGCAACTGCAGCACCACAAATCTAGAGCAGCATCAGCATGTTCGCCTCATTGAACTTGCTCTCTAtagcctcattttcttttttggagCATTATTTAATGTCCTTGCCTTCTGGGTGTTCTCCTGCAAGATGAAGAAGTGGACAGAAACCAGGGTGTACGTCATGAATTTAGTGTTTGCCGATTTCTCTGTCATCTGCACCTTGCCTTCCATGGTTTCTTTGCTCTGGAATTAGTCAGCCCGAGGGGAGCTCTGCCAGTTTACAGAGACGATGTATTTTATCAACATGTTAGTGAGCATCTACATCATTTCATTCATCTCCACTGATCGATACATTGCCATAAAACACCCTTTGAAAGCCAGGAACTTCAGGTCCCCGTCAAAGGCTGCGCTCCTCTGTGGGATTCTGTGGGTCTTGGTGATCACCAGTGCCACCGTCCAGCTGTGGCACAGACACGCAGCTCTCTGCTTCCAGACCCATGCCCTCACgcctgctgctctcagcctgctgGCCATTTGCTTCGTTTTCACTCTCCCATTAGCAATCTTGACCTTCTGCTCCACAGGAGTCATCAGGAACCTCAAGAAGCATCTGAACACGAATTCACCGGAGGAGAAATCAATCCAGAAAGCCGTACACATTATTTATGCAAATCTGATTGTATTTCTGATCTGTTTTCTGCCAGCCTACCTTGGGCTGCTTGCCAGGTTCATCATGGAGGGTGTTGGAGCTACCTGTTTCCTGCTCTGTGTCGTGAAGAACTTCTCCTCCGTGACGAGGTGCATTGCCACATCCAACTGCTGCCTCAATAGTGTCTCCTACTACTTTGTCACCAAGGAGTTCCATGAAGCCTTTCTATGGCCCAAAACCAGCACTCAGAAACCAGAGGCAACCTACCCCTTGCAGATAGAGACTTActaa